Genomic DNA from Roseburia intestinalis L1-82:
TTAAAATCAGTTTATCAATGAGATTTGCTTCCCATGCTTCAAGGAAACGAGCGCAAAGTTCGTCTATTGCTTCTGCAGTCTGAAAAGCTGGAACTGGAATAAAACGAGCTTTTTGGTGTCCCCCGGCATCGGTTTCTGCAATTACATTGTCTGAATTCTTATAGGTACCACCGATGTTTCCTTGGGAATAAGAATATAAATCACGATGTAACTGTAAAATAATGTTTGGTTTTGGAGTGATATATTCATAACTTTCGTGAATCGTAGCCAGCACTTCACGGTAACCGGCAATTTCCTGTTCAGACCGATTACGTGGCTCTGCTTTCTGACTTACCAGTTCTTCCAAACGTTTATCACTTGTAAATATACCTTCAATTCGGTTAGATGCTCCCGTACTTTGAATTAAAGTAACTTCCAGAAGTGTTTTCAGTTCATCTATGTTTGCTTCCAGAAATAATTCCTGTTTACCTTTATGCTCATGAATACTGCCAACCATCTGAACAATTTCAGGTGTCAGCAACTTCGCAGGATTTGTAATATAATCAAAATTTCTCATTGAAATCTCCTTCATTTTGAATTTATCTCCATCATTTTAATGCTAAATGATAGAGATTTCAATAGATTTGATGGAGATAGATTCTCCATATGCACAATAAAGATACTCATTTGGATATAGAATTTATTACTTCATCAGCAGGATTTCAATTTTTTCCCTGGTTCTTCTCCGGTAACTTTATGATATTTAATCTGATTGGCGTACCATTTTTCAAAGCTGACAATATTGATTCGTATCTTTCCGGCACTGTCATCCAGGTTCTCTTTTGTGTTGGACGCCGTTTGTAAGAACTTTCTTCTGAAATCTTCGAAATGACTTTTTCAACATCGTCCATTTCTGGAACTTCTTTTTGTTTCATAATTGCTGTTGCCATTTATTCTTCACTTCCTGTCTTTTTAGTGTTAGTGTTTTTTCTTATATCATATCTCAAATCCAGATAAAAATTTAGGATGTCGATGCAGACAAAATCTGCCTGATCAACACTCTGTTTTTTTACTGTTCCAAGTTATCGAGCCAGTCATCGAAACTCTTCTTTGAGATGCGATACTTTCCGCCATCCAACTGGATCCACCGGAATTCCTTTTTCTTCAGAAGGTTATAAATAGTCAATGTCATTAACTTTAGCAAAAAGCAGAAGATATCTTATCCTTTTAGGAATAAATATCTTCTGCTTTTAAGTTAATGACATTGGAAAATATCTACACTTATTCTCTATATTTTATACTTCCCTGCATCCACACAATGCCCTTAAAACGTCTGCCAACCTGTGGTTCTCCAACCAGATCCTTCTGATTAATGCAGACTCCAAAGTTCATTTCATTACAGCAGATATCAAGCACCCAGACATTTTCTCCGGTAAGATTATTCTGTTCCAGCCTGCAATCTAATATTTCGCCCAGAATTGCATACTGATCACTCTCAATGCCATATGGCATAAAATAAGAATCCACAATGCTGAGTACATCCTCATGCGTAATACGTCTTGACAACATGGAATATGTATCAATATCTTCTAACGTCAGATTCTCGATCGCATTTTCATCCCCATCTCTTGCGGCTGCAACCAGATAATTGCGGTCCGTTGTATTCTGCTGGTTCTGCTTATTTTTTTTCTCAGTTTTATTAATTGGAAGCAAAATTTTTCCTTCTGTAGAAAGCGCACCTAAAATAACACCTTCCTCCAGATTCATATATTTTTTTGATCCTTTTACAGCCAGAAAATCCACAACATTCTGCAGATAGAAAATTAACGTCACTCCTATTCTGACTTCATCACATATCCCCGCATAGGACTCTTTTTCCGCATGTTTTTCCACTTCTGCCTGTTCTCTTGTGGATAACATTGTGCCAAAAAAATACGGATAGTAATAATCCATCTCAAATGTGTCATCTTCCTGGTAAGTACCTCTTAGCGTCAGACCAAAAAAGTCGCCAAACTGATGACAAAGTTCAGCAAATTCATTTCCTTCCGAATCCTCTGCCACCTTAATTGTGTCCGGTTTTTCTTCTATATCTTTACATATTTTTTCGAGTTCTTCTTTCTTAATATCCGAAAGACCGACTGCTCTTAAAAATTTATGCATATTAATCTCCATTCTTGCGCTGTTTTTTGCGCATCTCAAGTTTGTGCGTAAGCACAAATCTTGCGTGTGAAAAAACTTATTTTTTACACTAATCTCCATTCTTAAACCAACTGCAGAATTGATATTTTTTTATTTTTTGCCAGGTCATATCTGATTTCCGTCATCTGATTATCCTGATCTAAGACAGCAACGACCGGACGGATAGAATTGTCCGTCTGGCATACAACGATTCCTGTTTCTCCTGTATTCAGCCGGATTTTCGTACCGACCGGATAATATGCAACTATTTTCTGTAATACTTTTACGATTTTTCGTTCAAATAAAAGATCTGCTGCCTCTATCATTGTCTCAAGTGCCTGCTGTACACTGATTCTTTTGCATTCCATTCCGGAAATCATACAATCAAATGCATCACATACCTGCAATATATTACACTCGATATCTTTTGTTTTTTGTTTTAAAGGATAACCGGAACCGTCTTTTCTTTCGTGATGCGATAATACCATCTTTTTTGAAACAGGCGATATCCAGTCCTCACCTTCCAACGCTGAATATGCCAGTATTGTATGTTTTTTCAATTCAAATACTTCCGATGCCGGTCTGTTATCCATATCAAAATTAATATATGGAACCGTGATGTAACGCATACCAAGATCATGCAAAAGTGCCCCTATTGCAATATCAATATAAGATTCTTCTTTTACTTTTAACATTTTTGCAACCACCAAAGACAACATGGTCACAAGGACGGTATGCTCATAAAGACTTCCATTGCGTTCTTCTATATCTATGACTTTTGGCTGTTCTTCTTCCGTTATTTCCCTGACAATTTCATTTGCAAGGTCCGTCATTTTGTTCAATGAATTTTTTCCATGGTAAATATGATTTTCCAGGATTTTTTGAACTTCACTGACATAATATTGTTTTCTCTCTTCACTGATAATAAAATGTGTTGTTTCAAAGGCTTCATACGGATCTTCAATACATACGGTATCGATACCCAAAAAAGAAATAAGATCCAAATACTCCGGTTTTAACACTGTTCCACCGGAAATCAATATTTCTTTTTCTTTTGTTATAACCGGTTCCACCAGTGTTTCTCCGCCTACAAGTGATTTGACCTGCCGTATTCTCATTATTTCTCCATAACTTTATTTCTCACACTATTCCTCATCCGAATTTTTCAAATTACCATTCGGATCCATTGCACGTTTTAAAGCTTCCTGTTCTTCCTCTGATAAAACAATTACAGAATTACCATCAATAATTTCTTTAATATATGTATAGCAGCCCTCTCTGGTGTGCATTGCATTAATAATAAATCCATTATTGCGCATATCTAACATTGCAAGAGAAAAACTTAATTTTCCTCCCATCTCATGAAATGCATCATACTTGATCAAGCCCATCTTCTGATAGGTACGCTGCATATTTTTAGAGAGTACTTTAATATTGCTGTCATTTTCTTCATTTGATTCTAACAGGAAATCAACCTGATCTAACCTTTGAATCAATGTATCTTCCAGTGTCTTTGCATCTTTTCCACTCATAAAAATGCGGTAATTCTTTTTTAATTTTTTCATCTGAACAATATTTACAATTGTTAATATAAATAAAATCAAAAGAACTCCACAAAGCCCTATAATAATATAATCTGAGTCAAACCCTAAATATTTTGATATCATTATTTTACCTTTCACCTTTTAGAACAAATGTTCTGTATATGTATATTTTATGCAATTGTGCGGATCAGATCAATAATACGATCCAGTTCATCCATAGAATAATATTCTATTTCTATTTTTCCTTTTTGATCATCTTTTTTGTTGATAGCAACTTTTGTTCCAAGAATTGATTTCATCTTCTCCTCTAAATCATGATAAATTGCCTCCATTGCAGGATCTGAAACCTTTTTCTTTTCTACTGGAATATCTTTATTGTTTTGAATTTTCTTTACCAGTTTTTCTGTCTCACGCACGCTTAAATTTTCATCAAAAATTTTCTGTGCAGTTGCAAATTGTTTCTCCGCATCCTCAATT
This window encodes:
- a CDS encoding helix-turn-helix domain-containing protein, whose product is MTLTIYNLLKKKEFRWIQLDGGKYRISKKSFDDWLDNLEQ
- a CDS encoding DUF4446 family protein; amino-acid sequence: MISKYLGFDSDYIIIGLCGVLLILFILTIVNIVQMKKLKKNYRIFMSGKDAKTLEDTLIQRLDQVDFLLESNEENDSNIKVLSKNMQRTYQKMGLIKYDAFHEMGGKLSFSLAMLDMRNNGFIINAMHTREGCYTYIKEIIDGNSVIVLSEEEQEALKRAMDPNGNLKNSDEE
- a CDS encoding Fic family protein encodes the protein MKEISMRNFDYITNPAKLLTPEIVQMVGSIHEHKGKQELFLEANIDELKTLLEVTLIQSTGASNRIEGIFTSDKRLEELVSQKAEPRNRSEQEIAGYREVLATIHESYEYITPKPNIILQLHRDLYSYSQGNIGGTYKNSDNVIAETDAGGHQKARFIPVPAFQTAEAIDELCARFLEAWEANLIDKLILIPMFILDFLCIHPFNDGNGRMSRLLTLLLFYKAGYIVGKYVSMEMLIEKTKETYYEALQASSVGWHEGENSYEPFVKYYLGIMLKAYNEFESRVEHLKYHNLSKPDRIKAVIDNKVGKITKKEIMELCPDISKVTVERTLTDLVKSGYIAKVGAGPSTGYVRI
- a CDS encoding DUF3881 family protein; the encoded protein is MEINMHKFLRAVGLSDIKKEELEKICKDIEEKPDTIKVAEDSEGNEFAELCHQFGDFFGLTLRGTYQEDDTFEMDYYYPYFFGTMLSTREQAEVEKHAEKESYAGICDEVRIGVTLIFYLQNVVDFLAVKGSKKYMNLEEGVILGALSTEGKILLPINKTEKKNKQNQQNTTDRNYLVAAARDGDENAIENLTLEDIDTYSMLSRRITHEDVLSIVDSYFMPYGIESDQYAILGEILDCRLEQNNLTGENVWVLDICCNEMNFGVCINQKDLVGEPQVGRRFKGIVWMQGSIKYRE
- a CDS encoding HD-GYP domain-containing protein gives rise to the protein MRIRQVKSLVGGETLVEPVITKEKEILISGGTVLKPEYLDLISFLGIDTVCIEDPYEAFETTHFIISEERKQYYVSEVQKILENHIYHGKNSLNKMTDLANEIVREITEEEQPKVIDIEERNGSLYEHTVLVTMLSLVVAKMLKVKEESYIDIAIGALLHDLGMRYITVPYINFDMDNRPASEVFELKKHTILAYSALEGEDWISPVSKKMVLSHHERKDGSGYPLKQKTKDIECNILQVCDAFDCMISGMECKRISVQQALETMIEAADLLFERKIVKVLQKIVAYYPVGTKIRLNTGETGIVVCQTDNSIRPVVAVLDQDNQMTEIRYDLAKNKKISILQLV